Part of the candidate division TA06 bacterium genome, GTCTTGCTTCGTCCGTCAGTTTTGCGATTTCAAGGTTTTTAATTGGAATGCCTGTCAAAATTTGCCGTATGTGCCTTGGCGCAAATTTCAGCTCAAATTCCGAAACCTGCGAAATGACAGCCGTATATTTTCCGATTTTAAAAAAGTCAATAAGTTGGTTTGACCAAATTTCAAATTCAGGGTCAAAGCAACCACCAAATACAGATGTATCTACATAAATTCTCATAGGTCAAAATTATACTGCTTTTACATAAGTGGATTGCTTCGCTAGTTTCAACTTGATTTCAACTCGCAATGACGCTTTACCAAAGACTACTCGGCCAGTACCCTTAAAGCCAGCGCTTCGGCTTTGGCCATTGCTTCCCGCTGAGTTGCCCCATAGGCCATCACCCCCGGAATTTGCGGCAACTCTGCCAGCCAGCGGCCGTCAGCTTCCTGTTCGTATTCAATTTTAAAATTCATACCGCGCTTGACTTTATTCACAGATTTACACAGATTACACAGGGCGGATTATCCCATTGGTTCAGGAAAGAACTATAAAAGAACTATAAGAGAGTTGGAGAATGTAAACTCAACCCCTGCACCCCTTCTCTTGAAAAATAAATAAGAGAAGGGGCCGGGGGATGAGTTCCATTGCATTCAAAGAAAGTCTACTTGGCTACCACCTTCTGGCCAACGGTCAAACTCTGCCCCGCTTCCTTCTCCAAAATCTGAGCCTCGGACATTTTTTCCTGTACTTCGGTCAACAGCAACTCGCCCACCTTGGTCACCTGCTTGCCAAGTATCTCGCCGGTCACCGGGTGTTTGATCTCCTCGCCCTCCTTGTAAACCACCACTTTCATCCCCTTGCGCATTCCCTTGGCGGTGCCTATATCCAAAAATGCCTCTCCGGCCGGATTAAGCTTTATCAGGTACCCTTCCACCAGCGGAATGTCATTGTATATCTGAATGGAGATGTCAGTAGCCATTGTTTTGATGTCCTGCAGGGTATTTTGGCCGCTGTAAGCGTCCTTGGCGGTGATGACGCCGCTGCTTTCGGTGTCTATCAGCCG contains:
- a CDS encoding PIN domain protein, translating into MRIYVDTSVFGGCFDPEFEIWSNQLIDFFKIGKYTAVISQVSEFELKFAPRHIRQILTGIPIKNLEIAKLTDEARQLSEHYIKEKIVTKKALADTQHIAVATVQQVDLLVSWNFKHIVNYDKIRLYNAVNLKYGYKVLEIRNPRDLTDEK
- a CDS encoding type II toxin-antitoxin system HicB family antitoxin, with the protein product MNFKIEYEQEADGRWLAELPQIPGVMAYGATQREAMAKAEALALRVLAE